In a genomic window of Bacillota bacterium:
- the hisD gene encoding histidinol dehydrogenase: MIKVIEAGEPQEEQFIERFIKRNILEKEDIIQRVTEIIKNVKQGGDRAIFEYTKKFDGVELAKETIKVKECEVDEAYGLVGRELLEIIRRAKKNIEDFHLKQKENSWVQAEKDGIILGQIIKPLETVGVYVPGGTAPLISSVLMNIVPAKVAGVDKVFMATPPGKDGKVNPAILVAAKEAGADSIYKMGGAQAIAAFAFGTESVPKVDKIIGPGNIYVVTAKKLVYGYCDIDMFAGPSEIAVVADDTANPEFIAADLLSQAEHDTLASAILLTTSRDLAEKVQEAIERQYSYLDRKDIIKKALSEYGAIIIVENIEKAIELANRIAPEHLELCVEEPFSVLSSIRNAGAIFLGQYSSEPVGDYCAGPSHVLPTGGTTRFFSPLNVGDFMKKSSIISYSRRALHEVKDDIIGFARAEGLTAHANAIKVRFERRL; this comes from the coding sequence ATGATAAAGGTTATTGAAGCGGGAGAACCGCAAGAAGAGCAGTTTATAGAAAGATTTATTAAAAGAAACATACTGGAAAAGGAAGATATAATTCAAAGGGTAACGGAAATAATTAAAAATGTGAAACAAGGCGGAGACAGGGCGATTTTTGAGTATACTAAAAAGTTTGACGGTGTAGAGCTCGCAAAAGAAACCATAAAGGTCAAAGAATGTGAGGTAGACGAAGCTTACGGGTTGGTAGGCCGGGAACTGCTGGAAATTATCAGGAGGGCAAAGAAAAACATTGAGGATTTCCATCTGAAACAGAAGGAAAATTCATGGGTTCAAGCTGAAAAAGACGGGATTATCCTGGGACAAATTATAAAGCCGCTGGAAACAGTCGGGGTATATGTCCCGGGTGGTACAGCACCCTTGATTTCTTCAGTGCTTATGAATATAGTGCCTGCAAAGGTAGCCGGAGTAGATAAGGTGTTTATGGCAACACCCCCAGGGAAGGATGGGAAAGTTAATCCTGCAATACTTGTTGCTGCCAAGGAAGCGGGGGCAGACAGCATCTACAAAATGGGTGGTGCCCAGGCTATTGCTGCCTTTGCTTTTGGGACTGAATCCGTACCTAAAGTAGATAAGATTATAGGCCCGGGAAATATCTACGTGGTTACTGCTAAAAAATTAGTATACGGATATTGTGATATAGATATGTTTGCAGGTCCCAGTGAAATTGCTGTTGTGGCTGATGATACGGCAAATCCTGAATTTATTGCTGCAGATTTATTGTCCCAAGCAGAGCACGACACATTAGCCTCTGCTATTCTCTTAACTACATCGCGGGATCTGGCAGAGAAAGTACAGGAAGCAATTGAAAGGCAATATTCGTACCTTGACAGAAAGGATATAATTAAAAAGGCTCTATCTGAATATGGTGCAATAATAATAGTAGAGAATATTGAAAAGGCAATTGAACTTGCAAACAGGATAGCGCCTGAACATCTTGAACTATGTGTGGAAGAACCCTTCAGTGTGTTAAGCTCCATTAGAAATGCGGGAGCGATATTTTTAGGCCAATACTCTTCAGAACCCGTGGGAGATTATTGCGCCGGGCCCAGCCATGTACTTCCCACAGGAGGGACGACCAGGTTTTTTTCTCCTTTGAATGTAGGGGATTTTATGAAAAAGTCAAGTATTATTTCATATTCAAGAAGGGCTTTGCACGAGGTAAAAGATGACATAATAGGATTTGCCCGGGCAGAGGGGTTAACAGCCCATGCCAATGCAATAAAGGTCAGGTTTGAGAGGAGGCTTTAG
- a CDS encoding ATP phosphoribosyltransferase gives MEYLNIALAKGRLADASIELFEAMGINCSEMKDSSRKLIFTDEKNMIRFFLVKPGDVPTYVEYGTADLGIVGRDTLLEEGRNLYEILNLKFGACRMVLAGPAHLQGKLDKLNNKRVATKYPKIAREYFEHKRKETIEVIKLNGSVELAPLVGLAELIVDLVESGRTLKENNLVVLDTIADISARLVVNRVSMKMKSEKIKWIIDELKRMIEKDGEG, from the coding sequence ATGGAATATTTAAACATAGCTTTGGCCAAGGGACGGCTTGCCGATGCATCTATAGAATTATTTGAGGCTATGGGTATTAATTGTTCTGAAATGAAGGATTCTTCGAGGAAATTGATATTTACCGACGAGAAAAATATGATAAGATTTTTTCTTGTAAAGCCCGGCGATGTACCTACATATGTTGAGTATGGGACTGCAGATCTGGGTATAGTGGGAAGAGATACACTACTCGAAGAAGGAAGGAATCTTTACGAAATACTTAATTTAAAGTTTGGAGCTTGTAGAATGGTATTGGCGGGACCTGCCCACCTTCAGGGAAAACTGGATAAACTGAATAATAAAAGAGTTGCAACCAAGTATCCTAAAATTGCACGGGAATATTTTGAGCATAAAAGAAAAGAAACAATTGAAGTTATCAAACTTAACGGTTCTGTAGAATTGGCTCCCCTGGTTGGGCTGGCCGAGTTAATTGTAGATCTGGTTGAAAGTGGTAGAACTCTAAAAGAAAATAACCTTGTTGTTCTGGATACCATAGCAGATATAAGTGCAAGGTTGGTGGTCAACAGGGTGAGTATGAAGATGAAGAGTGAAAAAATAAAGTGGATAATTGATGAGTTGAAAAGAATGATTGAAAAGGATGGAGAAGGATAA
- the hisZ gene encoding ATP phosphoribosyltransferase regulatory subunit: MTKWKIYTPDGVQDILFEDCYIKRNIEDNIREVFRKCGYFEIETPTLEFYDTFSIDEDSIPQEAMFKFFDQQGRILVLRPDLTIPVARVAATKYKDSEYPLRFSYIGNTFRYNESGGGRQKEFTQAGVELLGLKTPESDAEVIVTAISALKATGLKNFQVDIGQVDFFKGLMEETGLPMHYVDQMRQLIDRKDFIGMEEIVNRCNISPNLKELVLDLPRLFGTVEVIDRVEKTVSGQHTLYALDYLRRILEILEDCGLKEYVSVDLGMVQGLNYYTGVIFRGFTHGVGFPVLSGGRYDNLVEKFGERCPATGFSIGINLVMSALERQKVYVEKPAVDSLVCYRREGRKTAFGICEELRKQGLVIEMDINMAGIDKACTYAQAKGIGGIIHVLDNENVEVYNFETGEVLKVSVGELLQSP; this comes from the coding sequence TTGACTAAGTGGAAGATTTATACGCCTGATGGGGTACAGGATATATTATTTGAAGATTGTTATATTAAGCGGAATATTGAAGATAATATCAGGGAAGTTTTCAGAAAGTGCGGTTATTTTGAAATTGAAACACCTACGCTTGAGTTTTATGACACATTTTCAATAGATGAAGATTCAATTCCCCAGGAGGCTATGTTCAAGTTTTTCGACCAGCAGGGAAGGATACTTGTGTTAAGGCCTGACCTTACCATTCCCGTTGCAAGGGTTGCTGCAACCAAATATAAAGATTCGGAATACCCTTTAAGATTTTCGTATATTGGAAACACCTTCAGGTATAATGAATCGGGTGGTGGAAGGCAGAAGGAATTTACCCAGGCAGGTGTCGAATTACTGGGACTTAAGACACCTGAATCTGATGCCGAAGTAATTGTTACGGCAATAAGTGCCCTGAAAGCAACGGGCCTAAAAAATTTCCAGGTGGATATAGGACAGGTGGATTTTTTCAAGGGATTGATGGAAGAAACCGGACTTCCGATGCATTATGTAGATCAAATGAGGCAATTAATTGACCGTAAGGATTTTATTGGAATGGAAGAAATAGTTAACAGGTGTAATATTTCTCCGAATCTAAAGGAACTGGTTTTAGACCTTCCGCGGCTTTTTGGTACTGTTGAAGTTATTGATAGAGTGGAGAAGACAGTTTCAGGACAACATACTCTGTATGCTCTGGATTACTTGCGACGTATACTGGAGATTTTGGAAGACTGTGGGTTGAAGGAGTATGTCTCTGTTGACCTTGGAATGGTACAAGGCTTAAATTATTATACCGGCGTTATATTTAGAGGCTTTACCCATGGAGTAGGGTTTCCTGTGTTAAGTGGAGGACGGTATGACAATCTTGTGGAGAAGTTTGGGGAAAGGTGTCCTGCTACAGGTTTTTCTATCGGTATAAACCTGGTAATGAGCGCCCTTGAAAGGCAAAAGGTTTATGTTGAAAAGCCTGCTGTGGACAGCCTGGTGTGCTACAGACGGGAAGGGCGAAAGACAGCCTTCGGTATTTGTGAGGAGTTAAGAAAACAGGGGCTTGTTATAGAAATGGATATTAATATGGCAGGGATCGACAAAGCTTGTACTTATGCCCAAGCTAAAGGAATTGGCGGAATTATCCATGTGTTGGACAACGAAAATGTTGAAGTATATAATTTTGAAACAGGGGAAGTTTTGAAGGTATCTGTCGGAGAATTGCTCCAAAGCCCTTAA
- a CDS encoding DNA-binding protein, which yields MEYRVFNDVLVARIDKGEEIVASIREICVKEKICLGKVNAIGAVNRARIGLFETGIKKYNSTELTGDFEIVSLSGTVTMMDGEPYLHLHINLADSSFKTFGGHLNEAYVSATCELTLYIIKGSVGRRFSEEIGLNLMEF from the coding sequence ATGGAATATAGAGTTTTTAATGATGTGTTGGTTGCCCGTATTGATAAAGGAGAAGAGATTGTAGCATCCATCAGGGAAATATGCGTTAAAGAGAAAATATGCCTCGGGAAGGTTAACGCTATTGGAGCGGTTAATAGGGCAAGAATAGGGCTCTTTGAGACCGGGATAAAAAAGTATAACTCTACAGAATTAACGGGGGACTTTGAAATAGTATCCTTATCAGGTACTGTAACAATGATGGATGGTGAACCTTATCTGCATCTCCATATTAACCTTGCCGACTCCAGTTTTAAGACTTTCGGAGGACATTTGAACGAGGCATATGTCAGTGCAACATGTGAATTAACACTATATATTATTAAAGGCTCGGTAGGGCGAAGGTTCAGTGAGGAAATCGGCCTTAATTTGATGGAGTTTTAA
- a CDS encoding HAD family hydrolase, with protein MNYKAVIFDLDGTLLDSIEDLADSMNAVLKSAGFPVHDVESYKYYVGDGMEKLVFRALPEVYRDNETVKQFSEKMQEEYAKRWNKKTRPYDGIPELLDILAGKNIHMAVLSNKPDNFTKLIVKELLPNWNFRVVCGDRNGIPKKPDPKGALEIAGALGLQPKNVLYLGDTGTDMQTANNAGMFAVGALWGFRKREELVINGAKALIDNPLDLLHLI; from the coding sequence ATGAATTATAAGGCAGTGATTTTTGACCTTGACGGTACTTTACTGGACTCTATAGAGGACTTGGCTGACTCAATGAATGCAGTATTGAAAAGTGCAGGTTTTCCTGTACACGATGTTGAAAGCTACAAGTATTACGTGGGAGACGGTATGGAAAAACTTGTTTTCAGGGCTTTACCGGAAGTATACAGGGATAACGAAACAGTAAAACAATTTTCGGAAAAAATGCAGGAAGAGTATGCAAAAAGGTGGAATAAAAAAACCCGTCCCTATGATGGCATACCTGAGCTTTTAGACATACTTGCGGGGAAAAACATACATATGGCGGTTTTGTCAAACAAACCAGATAATTTTACCAAATTAATCGTAAAAGAATTGCTGCCTAATTGGAATTTCAGGGTAGTATGCGGTGACCGCAATGGCATTCCAAAAAAGCCCGATCCAAAAGGAGCATTAGAAATTGCCGGCGCTTTAGGCCTTCAACCCAAAAATGTTCTTTACCTGGGAGATACCGGTACAGACATGCAAACTGCCAATAATGCCGGTATGTTTGCCGTTGGCGCACTATGGGGGTTTAGGAAAAGAGAGGAGCTTGTCATAAATGGTGCAAAGGCACTCATTGATAATCCCCTTGATCTTCTCCACTTAATTTGA
- the pcrA gene encoding DNA helicase PcrA, which yields MNTDLLKALNKEQREAVLHTEGPLLILAGAGSGKTRVITYRIAYLIKEKGVQPENILAITFTNKAAGEMKGRVDALVGEVSENMWISTFHSACVRILRRDIEKIGFDRNFIIFDTSDQQVVIRDCLKELNLDEKTYTPVAMLSSIGRAKDEMLEPDEFARTYEGDFRMSTIAKVYKLYQKKLKQNNALDFDDIIVYTVKLFQENPPVLAYYQRRFKYIHVDEYQDTNTAQYKLVSFLAHLHRNLCVVGDDDQSIYGFRGANIRNILDFEKEFKDAKVVKLEQNYRSTKIILDAANSVIRNNKGRKHKVLWTDNNKGCKIQCYQGQDEHDEAYFIASEINKSVRFEKKNYKDFAVLYRMNAQSRVLEEMFIREGIPYRIFGGLRFYDRKEIKDVLAYLRLIQNLYDNYSLKRIINVPKRGIGNATVEKLDTIADREGCSIFEAINSAHKYIELQRVVPRLEEFRDLIVDLRNRKETITVSQLIDEVIEKSGILEELQNENTAEAQSRIENIKELISAALEFENKNEDKGLDAFLAHISLVADIDNLDEEKNNVVLMTFHSAKGLEFPIVFMAGMEEQVFPGYRSLYNKSELEEERRLCYVGITRAKEKLYMTYTNSRTLFGKTTNNMVSRFIEEIPEKLLEGFYRKNEDDESDNEYGREYFDEYEGGYYKNKFGYYRNKYDKSYRGYNSDGYSDEKNTGNYKLGKNWKNNASKKWEFNTSNKGNAGNVDFKVGDKVIHKKFGKGIITSIEKDKDDYKLEIVFNGVGMKRLMAAYANLEKISGHDK from the coding sequence ATGAATACGGATTTACTAAAAGCACTAAATAAAGAACAAAGAGAAGCTGTCCTACACACAGAGGGACCTTTGCTAATACTGGCAGGTGCAGGAAGCGGAAAAACCAGGGTTATTACCTATAGAATTGCATACCTGATAAAAGAAAAAGGTGTACAACCTGAAAACATACTTGCAATTACATTTACAAATAAGGCTGCAGGGGAAATGAAAGGGAGGGTTGATGCCCTTGTTGGAGAAGTAAGCGAGAACATGTGGATAAGCACATTCCACTCAGCCTGTGTAAGAATTCTTAGAAGAGATATTGAAAAAATAGGATTTGACAGGAACTTTATAATATTCGACACTTCCGACCAGCAAGTAGTGATTAGAGATTGCCTTAAAGAATTAAACCTTGATGAAAAGACCTATACACCTGTGGCAATGTTGAGCTCCATAGGGCGCGCAAAAGATGAAATGCTGGAGCCTGACGAGTTTGCTAGGACATATGAAGGCGATTTTCGGATGAGCACAATTGCCAAAGTATACAAGCTATATCAGAAAAAGCTGAAACAAAACAATGCTCTGGACTTTGACGATATTATTGTATATACCGTCAAACTGTTTCAGGAGAATCCGCCTGTATTAGCCTATTACCAAAGAAGGTTTAAATATATACATGTAGACGAATACCAGGATACAAACACTGCCCAGTACAAACTGGTAAGCTTTTTAGCCCATTTGCATCGTAACCTGTGTGTTGTAGGCGACGATGACCAGTCCATCTATGGGTTCCGCGGTGCAAATATTAGAAATATCCTGGATTTCGAAAAAGAGTTTAAAGATGCAAAAGTAGTAAAACTTGAGCAAAACTACCGTTCTACAAAGATTATACTGGATGCTGCCAATAGTGTTATTAGGAATAACAAGGGAAGAAAACATAAGGTGTTGTGGACTGATAATAATAAAGGATGTAAAATACAGTGCTACCAAGGACAGGATGAGCATGATGAAGCTTATTTTATTGCAAGTGAGATTAATAAAAGTGTAAGATTTGAGAAAAAGAATTACAAGGATTTTGCAGTTCTGTACAGGATGAATGCCCAATCCCGTGTACTTGAAGAAATGTTTATAAGGGAAGGAATACCTTACCGTATTTTTGGCGGATTAAGGTTCTATGACAGGAAGGAAATAAAGGATGTGCTTGCTTATTTACGGCTTATACAAAACCTTTATGATAACTATAGCTTAAAGAGAATAATTAATGTGCCGAAACGGGGAATAGGCAATGCTACCGTTGAAAAACTGGATACCATTGCAGACCGTGAAGGATGCAGCATATTTGAAGCAATAAATTCTGCACATAAGTATATTGAACTTCAAAGGGTGGTACCGAGGCTTGAAGAATTCAGGGATTTGATAGTTGATTTGAGAAACAGGAAGGAAACTATAACAGTATCTCAATTGATTGATGAGGTTATAGAAAAGTCCGGAATACTGGAGGAACTTCAAAACGAGAATACAGCTGAGGCCCAGTCCAGGATTGAAAACATTAAAGAATTAATTTCCGCAGCCCTTGAATTTGAAAACAAGAACGAAGACAAAGGGCTTGATGCATTTTTAGCACATATATCTCTGGTTGCAGATATAGATAACCTGGATGAAGAGAAGAATAACGTGGTTTTAATGACTTTCCACAGTGCGAAAGGACTTGAGTTTCCCATAGTATTTATGGCAGGAATGGAAGAACAGGTTTTCCCGGGATACCGTTCTTTATATAATAAAAGCGAACTGGAAGAAGAACGTAGACTGTGCTATGTGGGAATAACCAGGGCAAAGGAAAAGCTTTATATGACTTATACCAATAGCAGGACATTATTTGGTAAAACTACGAATAATATGGTTTCCAGGTTTATAGAAGAGATTCCGGAGAAGTTATTGGAAGGTTTTTACCGGAAAAATGAGGATGATGAGAGCGACAATGAGTATGGTCGTGAATACTTTGATGAATATGAGGGTGGATACTATAAGAATAAATTTGGATATTATAGGAATAAGTATGATAAAAGCTATCGGGGATATAATAGTGATGGATATTCGGATGAGAAAAATACAGGAAACTATAAATTAGGGAAAAATTGGAAAAACAATGCGAGTAAAAAATGGGAATTTAACACAAGCAATAAAGGCAATGCCGGCAATGTGGATTTTAAAGTAGGTGATAAGGTAATACATAAGAAGTTCGGCAAGGGTATTATTACTTCCATTGAAAAAGACAAAGATGATTATAAGCTTGAAATTGTGTTTAATGGTGTTGGAATGAAGAGGCTTATGGCTGCATATGCAAACCTGGAAAAAATAAGCGGCCACGATAAATAA
- a CDS encoding aldo/keto reductase: MEYIKIRGLSISKYTLGTVQLGMEYGIANKSGKPDLFKSFNILKTAVGTGINSFDTSLHYGESERVLGTFFTEEKFPLKGPVITTKFKVGMEKDAPEIEVEKRVRERVETSLNNLKINKIPIYLVHDPGEIYKYGRVLSEVMKRLKNEGIIEMAGVSVYKCEEAREMLKYDVYEAIQLPMNIFDGRFVKSGILKRLQDANIVVFVRSIFLQGLFFLKPDDLKGNIADAGKYLVILNSLAEREGMSIAQLALSYIRDMEGVTSLVIGAETPEQVEENARLFNGPKISEKTRQEILNMFENIPEHILIPSMWNFKG, from the coding sequence ATGGAATATATAAAAATTAGGGGTCTCAGTATTTCAAAATATACACTAGGTACTGTCCAACTTGGCATGGAATACGGTATAGCAAATAAAAGCGGTAAGCCTGATTTGTTCAAGAGTTTCAATATACTGAAAACTGCTGTAGGTACAGGAATAAACTCTTTTGATACATCTTTGCATTATGGGGAGTCGGAAAGGGTTTTAGGCACATTCTTCACAGAAGAAAAATTTCCTCTAAAGGGACCGGTTATAACAACAAAATTTAAGGTTGGTATGGAAAAGGATGCTCCTGAAATTGAAGTTGAAAAGAGGGTACGGGAACGTGTTGAAACATCTCTTAATAATCTGAAAATTAATAAAATCCCAATATACTTAGTTCACGACCCTGGAGAAATTTATAAATACGGTAGGGTACTTTCCGAAGTAATGAAAAGGCTTAAGAATGAAGGGATTATTGAAATGGCTGGAGTATCCGTATATAAATGTGAGGAAGCCAGGGAGATGCTTAAATATGATGTATATGAAGCTATTCAATTGCCTATGAATATTTTTGACGGCAGGTTTGTAAAAAGCGGTATCCTAAAAAGATTACAGGATGCAAATATAGTTGTTTTTGTAAGGAGTATCTTCCTGCAAGGACTTTTTTTCCTTAAACCTGATGACCTAAAAGGAAACATCGCGGATGCGGGGAAATACCTTGTTATACTTAATAGTTTAGCTGAAAGAGAAGGGATGAGCATAGCGCAACTGGCACTTTCATATATACGTGATATGGAAGGAGTCACCAGCCTGGTTATTGGGGCAGAAACGCCGGAACAGGTGGAGGAAAATGCCAGGCTGTTCAATGGACCTAAGATCAGTGAAAAAACCAGGCAAGAGATATTAAATATGTTTGAGAATATACCTGAACATATTTTAATACCAAGCATGTGGAATTTTAAAGGATAA
- the raiA gene encoding ribosome-associated translation inhibitor RaiA, whose protein sequence is MKFIVSGKNIEITEALRNRAIKKLGKLEKFFNPDTDVYVTMSIEKNRHIVEVTIPFNGVVLRAEESSDDMYGTIDMVIDILEGQIRRYKTRLKKKLYDGAIKTEYFDQTNKQDEEEEQEFKVVRTKKFAIKPMTVEEAILQMNLLGHQFFVFTNAETEETNVVYKRKDGNYGLIEPEY, encoded by the coding sequence ATGAAATTTATTGTTAGCGGTAAGAATATTGAAATTACGGAAGCACTAAGGAATAGAGCTATTAAAAAGTTGGGCAAGTTGGAAAAGTTTTTTAATCCTGATACTGATGTCTATGTTACCATGAGTATCGAAAAAAACAGGCATATAGTAGAAGTTACAATTCCTTTTAATGGTGTAGTGCTAAGGGCGGAAGAGTCCAGTGATGACATGTATGGTACTATAGACATGGTTATTGATATACTTGAGGGACAAATAAGAAGATACAAAACCAGGCTAAAGAAAAAGCTTTATGATGGGGCAATCAAGACTGAATATTTTGACCAAACAAATAAACAAGACGAGGAAGAAGAACAGGAATTCAAGGTTGTAAGGACCAAAAAGTTTGCTATAAAACCCATGACTGTGGAAGAAGCAATTTTACAAATGAATTTGCTGGGTCATCAGTTTTTTGTTTTTACAAATGCTGAAACTGAAGAAACAAATGTAGTTTACAAGAGGAAAGATGGAAATTATGGGCTTATTGAACCTGAATATTAG